The Montipora foliosa isolate CH-2021 chromosome 14, ASM3666993v2, whole genome shotgun sequence genome window below encodes:
- the LOC137984853 gene encoding class A basic helix-loop-helix protein 15-like translates to MFNPEVQKLNFAPRVDSNMSHSLQVNEPHSFFSDNIMMTSANGLSCFKAGPDTFPGHPTCDSDFAKGIYNLRPRGSTTAALPVVPAKFEPAAIAPQPAKPKRQRNSLKKRLLVNARERDRMRVLNNGFQALRDALPCYIADGHMAKITTLRLAINYIKALNEVLNEDTEPLIPPKPQRTPAPLQHPATSTLPCTHSRMQPIPNQSSHFKQTLPPINVITTARM, encoded by the exons ATGTTCAATCCAGAAGTGCAGAAGTTGAACTTCGCCCCACGAGTAGATAGTAACATGTCTCACAGCTTGCAAGTCAACGAGCCTCATTCGTTTTTTAGCGATAACATCATGATGACTTCAGCGAATGGTTTGAGCTGTTTCAAAGCTGGTCCTGACACATTCCCTGGTCACCCGACCTGCGATTCTGATTTCGCCAAAGGGATCTACAATCTGCGTCCTAGAGGATCCACCACTGCTGCTCTCCCTGTAGTACCTGCAAAATTCGAACCTGCGGCAATCGCGCCGCAACCAGCCAAGCCAAAACGCCAGCGCAATTCCTTGAAGAAACGTCTGCTCGTCAACGCCCGTGAACGCGACCGTATGCGTGTTTTAAACAACGGTTTCCAAGCGCTACGCGATGCTCTACCGTGCTATATCGCAGATGGCCATATGGCTAAGATAACTACTTTGCGACTGGCTATAAACTACATCAAAGCCCTGAATGAGGTTCTCAATGAAGACACCGAGCCTTTAATTCCTCCAAAGCCGCAGCGCACCCCAGCGCCTTTACAACATCCAGCAACTTCCACCTTACCCTGTACCCACTCGAGGATGCAGCCGATTCCAAACCAGTCGAGTCACTTCAAACAGACACTTCCGCCGATCAAT gTCATAACCACTGCAAGGATGTGA